In one Pirellulales bacterium genomic region, the following are encoded:
- a CDS encoding SDR family NAD(P)-dependent oxidoreductase translates to MITGANTGIGRVTARELARRGARVYVATRDEARTRDVLDDIRAAGGVGEWLPLDLGDLGSVRRCAEAFRALGQPLHLLVNNAGLAGRRGFTASGFELAFGTNHVGHFLLTTLLLDRLEASAPARIVTVASRAHYRAHGIDFDAVRRPTRTRTALVEYAASKLANVLFSAELGRRLAGTGVTTYALHPGVVASDIWRVLPGPLRWLVTRNMLTPEQGAET, encoded by the coding sequence TTGATCACCGGCGCAAACACCGGCATCGGCCGCGTCACTGCACGCGAACTGGCGCGCCGTGGCGCCCGGGTCTACGTCGCCACCCGCGACGAAGCGCGCACGCGCGACGTACTCGACGACATCCGCGCCGCCGGCGGCGTAGGCGAATGGCTGCCGCTGGATCTGGGCGACCTCGGCTCGGTGCGGCGCTGCGCCGAGGCGTTTCGCGCGCTCGGACAGCCGCTGCACCTGTTGGTCAACAACGCCGGCCTGGCCGGCCGGCGAGGCTTCACGGCATCGGGATTCGAACTCGCGTTCGGCACCAACCATGTCGGCCACTTCCTGCTGACCACGCTGCTGCTCGACCGGCTCGAAGCCTCGGCGCCGGCGCGCATCGTCACGGTCGCGAGCCGGGCGCATTACCGTGCGCACGGCATCGACTTCGACGCCGTGCGCCGGCCCACGCGCACGCGAACGGCGCTGGTCGAGTACGCCGCGTCCAAGCTGGCGAACGTGTTGTTCAGCGCCGAGCTGGGCCGCCGGCTGGCCGGTACCGGCGTCACGACCTATGCGCTGCACCCGGGCGTGGTTGCCTCCGACATCTGGCGCGTGCTGCCCGGGCCACTGCGCTGGCTCGTCACCCGCAACATGCTCACGCCCGAGCAGGGCGCCGAAACCT